Proteins co-encoded in one Acidovorax sp. 69 genomic window:
- a CDS encoding IclR family transcriptional regulator yields MTEKSESSLARMLSVLDLFSDQQLTWTAEAITEALQVSLPTGYRYVKMLTEAGLLQRSADANYTLGPRIIVLDHYIRMGDPVLQHGVAQMQELVEQTGLDCVISCLYGQQVLDTHREFGTTEATLSYGRGRPRPLFLGAAPKVILSCFTPAQLHRVFDEHLDEIVQAGLPTDWSDFRKYYSAIRKAGSYFSNGELEPNLAAVGVPLQKPDGTLLGAISLVTTVPRMAVIDLPKLTQRLTRTAQEITARIP; encoded by the coding sequence ATGACCGAAAAGTCCGAGTCCAGCCTCGCGCGCATGCTCAGCGTGCTGGACCTGTTTTCCGACCAGCAATTGACCTGGACTGCCGAAGCCATCACCGAGGCGCTGCAGGTGTCGCTACCCACAGGCTACCGTTACGTGAAGATGCTGACCGAAGCGGGCCTGCTGCAGCGCTCGGCCGACGCGAATTACACGCTGGGGCCGCGCATCATCGTGCTGGACCACTACATACGCATGGGTGACCCGGTGCTGCAGCACGGCGTGGCGCAAATGCAGGAGCTGGTCGAGCAAACCGGACTGGACTGCGTCATTTCGTGTCTGTATGGGCAGCAGGTACTCGACACCCACCGGGAGTTCGGCACCACCGAGGCCACGCTGAGCTATGGCCGGGGCCGCCCGCGTCCGCTGTTCCTGGGTGCGGCGCCCAAGGTCATCCTGTCGTGCTTTACCCCGGCACAGTTGCACCGGGTTTTTGACGAGCACCTGGACGAGATCGTGCAGGCTGGCCTGCCCACCGACTGGAGCGATTTCCGCAAGTACTACAGCGCCATTCGCAAAGCCGGGTCCTACTTCTCGAATGGCGAACTCGAACCCAACCTGGCGGCGGTGGGTGTTCCCCTGCAAAAACCTGATGGCACTTTGCTGGGCGCCATCTCGCTGGTAACCACCGTGCCACGCATGGCCGTGATCGATCTGCCCAAGCTGACGCAACGTCTCACCCGCACAGCGCAGGAAATCACGGCCCGCATTCCCTGA
- a CDS encoding helix-turn-helix transcriptional regulator produces the protein MSTDLIPTLAAARKAHQMTQAQLAESAGLSRMTVQRTEGGDLDPRYSTLAEMARVLGMDIIAVPSSLRPSLEAFIQSGGKFLGQPEGVDAPPSVVDGLRR, from the coding sequence ATGTCTACCGACCTCATCCCCACCCTCGCCGCCGCCCGCAAGGCCCACCAAATGACCCAGGCCCAGCTCGCCGAAAGCGCAGGCCTTTCCCGCATGACGGTGCAGCGCACCGAAGGGGGCGACCTGGACCCGCGCTATTCCACCCTGGCCGAAATGGCCCGCGTGCTGGGCATGGACATCATTGCCGTGCCCAGCAGCCTGCGGCCCAGCCTGGAGGCGTTCATCCAGTCGGGAGGCAAGTTTCTGGGCCAGCCGGAGGGTGTGGATGCCCCGCCCTCGGTGGTGGATGGCCTGCGCCGCTGA
- a CDS encoding bifunctional 3-(3-hydroxy-phenyl)propionate/3-hydroxycinnamic acid hydroxylase gives MFDVAIIGYGPAGATLANLLGQAGLSVVVLEKEAGIYPLPRAIHFDGEVMRIFQSAGLRPKVEAISRPGLKGMHFVNAEGETLMIRGGTAAQGPHGCASNHYFHQPELEQVLRDGAARFASVQVRLRHEVTQITEAADHINLTVTDMQVGRASEVQARYVVGCDGARSMVRKVLGSPMTDLGLRQPWLVFDVILKDNAPALPDHTVQFCDPARPMTWCNVTGNRRRWEIMLMPGDDPAQLVQPTTLWQLVSRWMKPEHADIERAAIYTFHSLIAQGWRKGRLMLAGDSAHQTPPFLGQGMCAALRDVSNLAWKLEAVLQGHASESLLDTYESERSPHVHAFIELAVKLGDIIQATDADKARERDAKFRAGGPEIFEFPSPRLGPGLLHGNTGPVGQPFPQPVLDDGRLMDLHIGNRFAVIGRPALLGAVSEETKALWQHSNVVVMATQEPALLDWLDSHGVGAAMLRPDRYILGLAKTPGELDAITACLPVAELQPH, from the coding sequence ATGTTCGACGTCGCAATCATCGGCTACGGCCCCGCTGGCGCCACGCTGGCCAATCTGCTGGGCCAGGCAGGTTTGTCTGTAGTGGTGCTGGAAAAAGAAGCTGGCATCTACCCGCTGCCGCGCGCCATCCACTTCGACGGCGAAGTGATGCGCATCTTTCAGTCGGCGGGCCTGCGCCCGAAGGTAGAGGCCATCTCGCGCCCCGGCCTCAAGGGCATGCACTTTGTCAACGCCGAAGGTGAGACGCTGATGATCCGCGGCGGCACGGCCGCCCAGGGGCCGCACGGCTGCGCGAGCAACCACTACTTTCACCAGCCTGAGCTGGAGCAGGTGCTGCGCGATGGCGCTGCTCGCTTTGCCAGCGTACAGGTGCGGTTGCGCCATGAGGTCACGCAGATCACCGAAGCCGCCGACCATATCAACCTGACTGTTACCGACATGCAGGTTGGCCGCGCCTCTGAGGTGCAGGCACGGTATGTGGTGGGTTGCGACGGCGCGCGCTCCATGGTGCGCAAGGTGCTGGGCAGCCCCATGACAGACCTGGGCCTGCGCCAGCCATGGCTGGTGTTTGACGTCATCCTGAAAGACAACGCTCCCGCACTGCCCGACCACACCGTCCAGTTCTGCGACCCGGCCCGGCCCATGACCTGGTGCAACGTGACAGGGAATCGCCGCCGCTGGGAGATCATGCTGATGCCGGGCGACGACCCGGCCCAGCTGGTGCAGCCCACCACCCTGTGGCAACTGGTGAGCCGATGGATGAAGCCCGAACACGCCGACATCGAGCGCGCCGCGATCTACACCTTCCATTCTTTGATTGCCCAGGGCTGGCGCAAGGGTCGGCTGATGTTGGCCGGCGACTCGGCGCACCAGACGCCGCCTTTCCTGGGCCAGGGCATGTGCGCCGCACTGCGCGATGTCTCCAACCTGGCCTGGAAGCTCGAAGCGGTGCTGCAAGGCCACGCCAGCGAATCACTGCTGGATACCTATGAATCTGAACGCTCGCCCCATGTGCATGCGTTCATCGAACTGGCCGTCAAGCTGGGCGACATCATCCAAGCCACCGACGCCGACAAAGCCCGCGAGCGCGACGCGAAGTTCAGGGCGGGTGGGCCGGAGATTTTCGAGTTTCCGTCGCCACGCCTGGGACCAGGCCTGCTGCACGGCAATACGGGCCCGGTGGGCCAACCGTTCCCGCAGCCGGTGTTGGACGACGGCCGGCTGATGGATCTGCACATCGGCAATCGCTTTGCGGTGATCGGCCGCCCAGCGCTGCTGGGCGCGGTGAGCGAAGAGACCAAAGCGCTCTGGCAACACAGCAATGTGGTGGTGATGGCAACACAGGAGCCGGCCCTGCTCGATTGGCTCGACAGCCACGGTGTGGGGGCCGCCATGCTCAGGCCCGACCGCTACATTCTGGGGTTGGCCAAAACGCCAGGGGAACTGGATGCCATCACGGCGTGCCTGCCCGTGGCGGAACTTCAACCCCACTGA
- a CDS encoding tripartite tricarboxylate transporter substrate binding protein, protein MHFIPLTFGRSVTLLGVACAFAAAAPALAQDSYPSKPIRLLLGYAPGGGSDMVARLIAKPLGERLGQGVVVDNKPGAGGNIAADLAAKAPPDGYTLVLLPSGHSSNAAMKKSLPFHPVNDFSWISTVTTYPLTLAVTPNSPIKSFPDFMQRAKAEPGRYTYTSVGVGTAMHLVGEWIMAEGGGVATHVPFKGGAAPLTELLAGRVDVMIDTMTSTAPLLKDKRLRVLAVTSPKGASNPPGVPSVAEFYPTVVFESWLGIAAPAGTPPAIVARINKELRAVVAQPEIRQQLIDWGGTPQTGSPQEFQARVERDIQSLRQVVADRRIETE, encoded by the coding sequence ATGCATTTCATCCCCCTTACATTCGGTCGCAGCGTGACCCTGTTGGGCGTTGCCTGCGCCTTTGCCGCAGCCGCACCAGCGTTGGCGCAAGACAGCTACCCCAGCAAGCCGATCCGCCTTTTGCTGGGATACGCGCCCGGAGGGGGCAGTGACATGGTGGCTCGCCTCATTGCCAAACCGCTGGGGGAGCGGCTGGGCCAGGGCGTGGTCGTGGACAACAAGCCTGGTGCCGGTGGCAACATCGCAGCAGACTTGGCGGCAAAGGCCCCACCGGATGGCTACACACTGGTGCTGCTGCCCAGTGGTCACTCCAGCAATGCGGCCATGAAGAAAAGTCTGCCTTTCCACCCGGTGAACGATTTCTCCTGGATTTCCACGGTCACCACCTACCCGCTGACCCTCGCGGTAACGCCCAATTCGCCCATCAAGTCATTCCCCGACTTCATGCAACGGGCCAAGGCCGAGCCTGGCCGCTACACCTATACATCCGTGGGGGTAGGTACCGCCATGCATCTGGTTGGCGAGTGGATCATGGCCGAAGGTGGGGGCGTGGCAACCCATGTGCCCTTCAAGGGCGGCGCCGCCCCGCTTACCGAGCTACTGGCAGGTCGCGTAGACGTCATGATCGACACCATGACCAGCACGGCCCCGCTCCTCAAGGACAAACGTTTGCGCGTGCTGGCCGTGACCAGCCCCAAGGGGGCCAGCAATCCCCCCGGCGTGCCCAGCGTGGCGGAGTTTTACCCCACAGTGGTTTTCGAATCCTGGCTGGGAATCGCCGCACCGGCAGGCACACCCCCTGCCATCGTTGCGCGGATCAACAAGGAGTTACGTGCCGTTGTTGCCCAGCCAGAAATACGGCAACAACTCATCGATTGGGGCGGCACACCACAGACTGGTTCACCCCAGGAGTTCCAGGCCCGGGTTGAGCGCGACATCCAGAGTTTGCGCCAGGTGGTTGCAGACCGACGCATTGAAACCGAGTAG
- a CDS encoding NADPH-dependent FMN reductase, giving the protein MKPILHIVVCSTRPGRVGPAVAQWAQQEALANDKFDAQVVDLASFNLPVFDEPEHPRLQKYQHAHTKAWSASVHAADAFVFVLPEYNFGPPSALLNAMNYLVREWQYKPAAFVSYGGMSGGVRAVQVTKQLLTTLKVMPLLEAVAIPNVGQHLDIDKTFAPNDFHTSSAAAMFDELSRWAQALKPMRAPS; this is encoded by the coding sequence ATGAAACCGATTCTTCACATCGTCGTTTGCAGCACCCGCCCTGGCCGCGTCGGCCCCGCCGTCGCACAGTGGGCGCAGCAAGAAGCCCTGGCCAACGACAAATTCGATGCGCAAGTGGTGGACCTGGCGTCGTTCAATCTGCCGGTTTTTGATGAGCCTGAGCACCCGCGCCTGCAGAAGTACCAACACGCCCACACCAAAGCCTGGAGTGCCAGCGTCCACGCGGCCGATGCCTTCGTGTTCGTACTGCCAGAGTACAACTTCGGCCCCCCTTCGGCTCTGCTCAATGCCATGAACTACCTCGTGCGCGAATGGCAGTACAAACCAGCAGCTTTCGTCAGCTACGGAGGCATGTCGGGCGGGGTGCGCGCAGTGCAGGTCACAAAGCAGCTGCTGACCACACTCAAGGTGATGCCTCTGCTCGAAGCGGTGGCCATACCAAACGTGGGCCAGCACCTCGATATCGACAAAACCTTTGCACCGAATGATTTCCACACCAGCTCGGCAGCGGCCATGTTCGACGAGTTGTCTCGCTGGGCACAGGCGCTCAAGCCGATGCGTGCGCCGTCGTGA
- a CDS encoding fumarylacetoacetate hydrolase family protein, translated as MKLISFLNQGTPSYGIVNGDDVLDLTPILGAQAPDLKTLIAKDLLGAAAEAAKKHPFTLKYGQLTLLPVIPNPGQIFCIGLNYGEHVRETGKEITETPVIFLRLPESQVAHGQDIVRPAESHRLDYEAEIALVIGKPGRRIKEEDAWDHIAGYACYNDGSIRDWQVATSQWTPGKNFYKTGGFGPWMVTSDEIPAGKVMRLQTVLNGQVLQDTTTDKMIHNIPRQIAYISTFIPLSPGDVIVTGTPGGVGNKRTPQIFMKPGDVCEIVVDVIGTLRNGIRDE; from the coding sequence ATGAAACTCATCAGCTTCTTGAACCAGGGCACGCCGTCCTACGGCATCGTCAACGGCGACGACGTGCTCGACCTCACGCCCATCCTGGGCGCACAAGCACCCGACCTCAAGACCCTTATCGCCAAGGACCTGCTGGGCGCCGCTGCCGAGGCGGCCAAGAAGCATCCCTTCACCCTCAAGTACGGGCAGCTCACCTTGCTACCCGTCATCCCCAACCCCGGCCAGATCTTCTGTATCGGTCTGAACTACGGCGAGCATGTGCGCGAGACCGGCAAGGAGATCACCGAAACACCCGTGATCTTTCTGCGCCTGCCCGAATCGCAGGTGGCCCATGGCCAGGACATCGTGCGCCCGGCTGAATCGCATCGGCTTGACTACGAGGCAGAGATCGCCCTCGTGATTGGCAAGCCCGGTCGCCGCATCAAGGAAGAGGACGCCTGGGACCACATCGCCGGTTACGCCTGCTACAACGACGGCTCGATCCGCGACTGGCAGGTGGCCACCTCCCAGTGGACGCCCGGCAAGAACTTCTACAAGACCGGCGGCTTTGGCCCCTGGATGGTGACGTCTGACGAGATCCCTGCGGGCAAGGTGATGCGCCTGCAAACGGTCCTGAACGGCCAAGTCCTGCAGGACACCACCACTGACAAGATGATCCACAACATTCCGCGCCAGATCGCCTACATCTCCACCTTCATTCCGCTGTCGCCTGGCGACGTGATCGTGACCGGTACCCCAGGCGGCGTAGGCAACAAGCGCACGCCGCAGATATTCATGAAGCCCGGCGACGTCTGCGAGATCGTGGTGGACGTCATCGGCACGCTGAGAAACGGCATCCGCGACGAGTAA